The uncultured Dysgonomonas sp. genome contains the following window.
ACTCAGAGTGGGCTGAATATTTTGATAAAAGAGAAACTTATCAGATGCTCAACACCCTTAAAGGCAGAAGGTCACTCCTATATATCTGGGAAAAACAAAACCGTATTTGTCCAATTTGCGAGAATTTAATAAACAGAGAGAAAGAATGGAGTATCATGGAACAAACCATAGAAAACCATATCAAAAGAACTCTAGTACATGATAGTTGTCGCAGAAGTGTATTACTTAAAAATAGAAGAAATGAGCCGGTTTCATAATAGAAATTTTGAATTGCTTGAGCCGTATGAGGGGAAACTCTCACGTACGGTTCTTAGAGGGGAAAGGGGCAGTAATGCCCCCGACCTACTCGACACGCACATCGTGCTTGTGGATACGGGGAACTCCTATCAGGGACTTTGCAATTTCATCAACCGTCGTACCAATGGAGAAGATGGAGTGTATTTTACATATACGGAAAAAAATCCCATCTCATTTAATCCATTTTATACCGACGATGGGGTCTTTGATATCGAGAAAAGAGAAAGCATCAAAACCCTGATAATGACTTTATGGAAGCGGGATAATGAACCTCCCACACGTTCGGAAGAGGTAGCTCTTTCCAATGCCGTGAGCTTGTATATAGAACGTATCAAAATAGACGAATCTGTTCTGCCGTCGTTCAATACCTTCTACGAGTTTGTCAAATTGGACTATGCTGCTATCCTCGATGCCAAACGGGTACGGGAGAAAGATTTTGACTTAGCCAACTTCCTCAATGTGCTTGAACCCTATTATAAGGGTGGTGAATATGATTTCCTGTTGAACTCTGAAAAACAACTCGATTTACTATCTAAACGATTCATTGTCTTTGAAATAGATGCGATTAAGGATCACAAAATATTGTTTCCTATCGTAACGATTATCATTATGGAAGTTTTCATCAATAAAATGCGTCGCTTACAGGGAATCAGAAAGATGATATTGATTGAAGAAGCATGGCTGTGACATGTAAGTCTTGTGAGTGATTGTTCAACAGCTATTACTAGCGAGTAATAATCTGATTGAACCTGTTGTTTCGTCAACAGTAGCCTAGGGCACGTGCGATAGTAAGTAATGAATTCGTATGAGAGCTGTCCTGACAATGAAGCCCTTCCGAAAGGAGGAGTCTGAACCGTGAGGGGATGACAACGAGTGTAAGCATTATACGCTCTGGGAGCTAGGCTGAATGGTATGAATAATGTAATGTGAACCGTTGATAAACGTCGTAACTTCGAATGAGCCGCTAATGATGCTGGGCTCTAACCCAAAAGGGATGCAGTCGGCTAACCTTCTCCACGCTAAGGTTACACGAACATAAGCACTGCCGGCGGATAGACGGATTCTAACCCATTCATTTGTCACTTATAGGGAACATGGTAAGCCCGTATTTCTCCTACCATTGGTAGGTAAGCCGACCGTAAGGAACGCCGAATGGGATGCGGGTATAGGAATGTGGAAAAAGCGAATGCCATTCTGTAATGGGATGGATAGAGGTTGAAACATCGCCTCACACGAAAGTGGGCAGACTTCCGCAAGGTGACTTTTTTACAAGAAACTTTTAGAACTTATTTAAAGAAGAAAAGCAAATGAACGACATTAAAACATCGTGTGCATCTACTGACCAACAGTGGAACACTTGGCTCGATATTGATTGGGACAAGTGCCAAATTGCGGTTGATAAGCTACAGGCGCGTATTGTAAAAGCTCAGAAAGAAGGCAGATACGGCAGAGTGAAAGCTTTGCAGTGGACGCTGACGCATTCGTTTTATGCCAAAGCATTGGCTGTAAAACGTGTTACATCTAATAAAGGCAGTCGAACTGCGGGAGTAGATCGTGCAACATGGTCAACTCCAAATGCTAAATTTCAGGCAATCAGTGATCTGAAAAGACGAGGGTACACTCCCCAACCGCTAAGACGGATACATATTAAAAAGAGTAATGGAAAATTAAGACCTCTTGGTATTCCTACAATGAAGGACAGAGCAATGCAAGCATTATATCTGCTGGCATTAGAGCCTGTTGCTGAAACCACGGCAGACAGTAATTCTTACGGATTCCGTAAAGGAAGAAGTACTGCTGATGCAAGAGAACAATGTTTCTGTGTATTGGCAAAGAGAACCTCTCCCGAATGGATTATGGAAGGAGATATTAAAGGATGCTTTGACCATATCAGCCATGACTGGCTCATCAACAATATTCCAATGGATAAGCTGATGTTAAAGAAATGGCTTAAATGTGGCTTTGTGTTCAATAAAGAACTGTTTCCGACAAACGAAGGAACACCTCAAGGGGGGATTATTTCTCCAACTCTGGCTAATATGACTTTGGATGGATTGCAAGTTATGCTTGCAAAGAAGTATCATAAAAAGTTCGTAAACAGAACAACAACCTATTATCCAAAAGTTCATTTGGTACGTTATGCAGACGATTTTATCATCACAGGCAGAACCAAAGAAGCTTTGGAAGAAATCAAACCATTGGTAGTAGAGTTTCTTCAAGAAAGAGGGCTTACCCTCTCAGAAGAAAAGACGAAGATGACTCACATAAGCGAAGGCTTTGATTTTCTTGGGTATAACATCCGTAAATACGATAATGGTAAACTTCTGATCAAACCATCTAAGGAAGGTCTAAAGAAATTCATGAAGAAAATCCGAGGAATTATTGATTCCAACAAGGGCAGTAAACAAGAATCTCTTATACGGCTAATGAATCCTGTAATCGTAGGTTGGGTAAATTACTACAAAAACTGTGTAGCATCGGACACCTTCAGAAAAGCTGATTACTTGATATACGAAAAGTTGCAGCAATGGGCAAGAAGAAGGCATCCCAAGAAAGGAAGAACTTGGGTTTCGGACAGGTATTTTACAAGAATCAAAAACAGAAACTGGTGCTTTGTAGCGAATTTCAAGAAGAAAGGAAAAGATGACAGGATCGTCCTTAAACGCTTGTATGATACAAAGATCACTCGCTATGTGAAAGTGAAAGCCGAATCGAATCCATTTGACCCTGAATGGGATACTTACTTCAAAAAGAGAAAAGAGTACAAAATGCTCAAAAATCTCAATGATACAAAGCCCTTGCTGTATCTATGGAAAAAGCAAAAAGGAATATGTCCTTTATGTGGAGAGCCAATTGACATAGATGATTCTTGGGGTACTACTGAAAAGAAAACCACCCCGGAAAAGCAGAATTATTTAGTGCATGATAGCTGTCGCAGAAAGAATGACCAATTAAAAAGATGTAACAATGAGCTGGTTTCTAGTAAATAGAAATTTTAAGTTGCTTGAGCCGTATGAAGGGAAACTTTCACGTACGGTTCTTAGAGGGGAAAGCTCCCGAAAGGGAGCTGACCTACTCGGCAAAGCTTTGTCTTCCCCGAATATGGCTGAGTACTTAAAGTATTTGTATAAAACGGTTCGTAAATTCTTCGGTGAAGCGATTGTTGTGACACAGGAAGTAGACGATATTATTTCATCCCCGATTGTAAAAGAAGCTATCATCAATAACTCCGATTGTAAAATACTGCTCGACCAGCGAAAATATATGAACAAGTTCGATTCGATACAGGCGTTACTAGGTTTGACCGAGAAAGAAAAAGCTCAGATACTCTCCATCAATATGTCTAACAATCCGAGTCGGATTTACAAGGAAGTATGGATCGGACTGGGTGGTATGCAATCGGCAGTCTATGCCACAGAAGTTAGCCCGTCCGAGTATTACACCTATACCACTGAAGAAACAGAGAAGCTACAGGTACAGAGGCTATCGGAAAAGCTAGGCGGAGATATCGAGCAGGCTATTAAGCTAATCACTTCTGATAAGTAGATCCAGCAGTCTGGCTTATCAATCATTTTTTAATTAATCTCAAACATAAAAATTAAATTATATGAAAAAGTTCTTTTTTCTGACAGCCATTACTGTCTCTCTATTCAGTTTCAACAGTTGCAGTAACGATGATGATCCGGTAGCTCCAACAGGTGGAGATGCCGTCCTAAAGATTCAGGCAGGCATCTCGGCAATAGATGTTATCAGTACAAAGGCATCCGTTGTATCCGCATTTCCTGAAGGAACCAATATCGGTTTGTTTGTTACATCGGGTAGCCTTGGGGATAACAATAATTCGTACAAAGAAAATGACAATGCGGTCTCTGTTTTCAGACAGGGAATCTGGTATCAAACACCCGAGATCAGGCTAACAGGAGATAATGCCACTGTCTATGCTTATTATCCATACAGTAGTAACAATACCGATGGCAGATCTATTTTTGTGGATCACGCTACCCAACAGGATTATATGTATGGAACACATACTCCGGGACAAGCTGCCATCAACAAGGATAATCCGGACGTAGCACTAACGATGAAGCATGCAATGGCTTTGATCCAGTTTAATATCAGTAAGTTCAATTATCCATGGTCTGGAAAACTTACCCGTATTGAAATAGCCAATGCCGATAAGAAAACGATAATATACAACGAAGGGACAATGGATATCTCAACCGGTATTATCAAGAATACGGAAGGAAAGAATAGACCTGCTACTATGCAAACTTATTCGGATGTTCATCCGCTTTTGACTATTCCTGAAAAACCATTTCAATCGGAAGCTGACTTTCTGAAAGTCTTTGTTCTACCTGTAAGTTCAACAGGTACTGAAGGAGATGTTGTTTTTAAGTTTACGATCGATGAACGGATCTATACATGGAAAGTTCCTGCAAAAACGGCTTGGAAAGGTGGAACTAAAAACACCTATACGGTAACAATAAGCGGTTCGAGCCTGAAGATCGGGAATGTAAATATTTCGGATTGGACAGGCGGTATTTCGGCAAACCTAATCATTACCGACTAATCTCATACAAAGAGTAAGGGCACAGACTCTTGTACTCTTACTCTATCTCTTCTCTCCTATTTATACAATTTACATCATTAAAACTTATTCGATATGAAATCAAAAATCTTCATGTTGTGTATAAGCCTTGTGCTTTTCACTTCAAATATATCCGCTCAATGGACTGTCTGGGATCCGAGCAATTTTACTCAGAGCATTGTCAATACCAGTAAGCAGATCGTGCAGACCTCTTCGACTGCCAGTAATATGGTCAAAAATTTTCAGGAAGTTCAAAAGGTGTACAATCAGGGTAAACAGTACTACGATGCACTCAAAGCCGTAAACGGATTAGTAAAAGATGCCAAGAAGGTACAAAGAACCATACTGATGGTCGGTGAAATATCCGACATCTATGTACACAGCTTTCAAAAGATGCTTTCTGATCCCAATTACTCTATTGAAGAGCTTAATGCGATAGCCAATGGCTATACCCGTTTGTTAGAGCAAAGCAATGACGTACTGACCGAATTAAAAGGAGTGGTTAATATCAGTACCCTCTCTCTTTCCGATAAAGACCGAATCGATGTGGTGAATTCCTGTTATGATGCAATGACTGATTACCGGAATCTGGTTCGATATTATACAAACAAGAATATCGGAGTTTCTTACTTGCGTGCCAAGAAGAAAGGAGAAACAGCTCGGGTAAATGCTTTATACGGTAATCCATCAGATCGTTATTGGTAAAATCCTAAATAAGAAGAAATATGGATTTTGATCAATTTCATCAAACCCTGCGAACGCTGTATGATCAGATGATGCCCTTATGTGGTAATATGATCGGTATCGCCAAAGGAATAGCAGGACTGGGAGCTTTGTTCTATGTGGCATACCGTGTATGGCAATCCCTGTCACGGGCTGAACCTATCGATGTTTATCCTCTTCTTCGTCCTTTTGCAATCGGTCTGTGTATCATGTTCTTTCCATCTGTGGTACTTGGAACAATCAACAGTATTATGAGTCCTGTGGTACAGGGGACAAACGGAATGCTTCAATCCGAAACACTGGATATGCAAAAATATGCGGAGATAAAAGACAAGCTGGAATACGAAGCCATGAGGCGTAATCCGGAAACTGCTTACTTGGTAGATAACGGGATCTTTGAAGAGAAGCTGGACCAGTTAGGTATTACCGATGTAGGTGAGATAGCAGGGATGTATATTGAACGGGGACTATATCAGACCAAGAAGTGGATACGTGAAGCTTTTCGGGAGATACTTGAAATTGTCTTTAAAGCAGCAGCATTGATTATTGATGTGATACGCACATTCTTTCTGATTGTCCTTTCTATTCTCGGTCCACTGGCTTTTGCTATTTCTGTCTGGGATGGTTTTCAATCGACACTCACACAATGGATCACACGGTATATTTCGGTTTACTTGTGGCTGCCTGTTTCCGATCTGTTCAGTACGATACTGGCAAGGCTTCAGTCCTTAATGCTCCAATCTGATATAGAACGTATGCAGACCGATCCGAATTTTTCTCTGGATAGTTCGGATGCCATTTACATAGTCTTCCTCATTATCGGGATTGTCGGATACTTCACGATACCGACTGTTGCCGGATGGATTATTTCGGCAGGTGGTATGGGCAATTTCGGGAAGAATGTAAACAATACAGCTACCAAAGCAGGAGCAATGGTGGGTGGTGTCGGAGGTGCTGCCGCCGGAAATATTACAGGTAGACTGAAAGGGCGGTAGTTATTATTTCCAATTATTAAATCAAAAAATCAATGGAATTTAAATCATTAAAAAATATCGAATCGAGCTTTAAGCAGCTCCGCATCTTCGGCATTATCTTTCTCTGTTTGTGTGCTGCTGTTACAGCTTATTCCGTTTGGAGTGCCTATAATTTTGCAGAAGCACAACGCCAGAAAATATATGTGTTGGATAACGGAAAATCTTTGATGCTAGCTCTTTCACAGGATTTGTCACAAAACCGTCCTGTGGAGGCACGTGAGCATGTCAGGCGTTTTCATGAACTGTTCTTTACCCTGTCTCCCGATAAGTCGGCTATTGAAAGTAATATCGCGAGAGCCTTACAGCTTTCGGATAAATCGGCTTTCAACTACTACAAAGACTTATCGGAAAAAGGATATTACAATCGAATCATCTCGGGAAATATAAACCAGACCATCCAGATAGACAGTGTCAACTGTAACCTCGATGTCTATCCGTATCAGGTAGCAACCTATGCCCGTCAGATGATAATCAGAGAAAGTAATATCACGGAACGAAGCCTTGTGACGACCTGTAAACTACTGAACTCTGTCCGATCGGAGAATAATCCTCATGGTTTTACGATTGAGGCTTTTGAGATCAGGGAGAATAAAGATTTAAGGGTTCTTGACCGATAACACACCAGGCTTTATGAAAGAGAGAATAAAAGAACTGGGTTACTGGCTGGAAGACAAGCTAAAGGACCTCTGTGGAGAGATCACTCCCGATAAGCGACTGACTGTAATTATTATCATGCTTTTACTCTTTACTATCCTGAATCTGTATTTCACATTTACTGCCATCAGCAATTGGGGAAAGCAGCAGGAACGAAAGGAACAATTGAAGATTGAGCATATCAAGCAGTTGGAGCTGGAAAAATCAAAGTTTCGGGAATGGGATTTTGATTATCAGGAAACTGAACCGGAAATACCGGATAGTACTAACAATAGAATAAACAAATCATATGGCGGATAAACCAAAACTAAGTGAAGAGCAAAAACAAAAGCTAAAGAAATATGCGATTTACGCATTGATGGCGATTGTTTGTGCAGGATGTATTTGGCTGATTATCTCTCCATCGGAGAAAGAAAAAGCCAAAGAGCAGATAGGTATGGGCTTCAATGCCGATATACCTGATCCAAAGAAGGATGGGATTATTGGAGACAAGAAAGATGCCTACGAACAGGAACAGATGCAGGAACGGCAAAAAGAAAGGATGCAATCCTTACAGGGCTATGCTGATATACTGGAGAATTCAAAAAGTGAACGGGTGACTATCAATCTGGATGATGAACCTCAACAAGCAGTAAAGAAAGAAAAAGTACCAATCAATAATTCGGTATCTGCCTACAGGGATATCAATCGTACACTGGGTAATTTCTATGAAAAGCCAAAGAACGATCCAGAGAAGGAAGAGATGAAAAAGAAACTGATGGAACTGGAAGCCAAAATGCTGGAAAAGGAAAATACCAAAAGTACAATTGAAGAACAATTGGAATTAATGGAAAAATCCTATGAAATGGCGGCCAAGTATATGCCACAGGCACAATCCGATCCTTCTTCAAACAATTCGAATTCTTTGAAAAGTAAGATTGATAATTATGGGAAAGACGGTTCATCTAAAAATGGAAAGTCAACAGTCAGTCCTATCCATCAGATACAAAAGAATACGGTTTCATCACTGGCTCAGAAGACAAGTAATGAAGAGCTGTTCCAAATGTATGACCAACCCCGAAACGCAGGGTTTAATACAATGGGTGGTGAGGCTGGTATTTCGATAAAGAATACCATCTCTGCGGTTATCCATGATGACCAGACAGTTGTTGACGGTCAAACAACCCGTTTGCGATTGACTGAACCATTGATGGCAGGAACAATCCTTATTCCTGAAAATACAATCCTGACAGGAGTAGCTAAGATACAGGGTGAACGGTTGGATATACAAATATCCTCGATAGAATATCAGGAGACAATTATCCCTGTAGAGATGGTAACCTACGATAGTGACGGACAAAAAGGTATTCATATACCGGGATCATTGGAAATGAATGCTGCTAAAGAGATTATAGCCAATATGGGAAATAGTGTGGGAACAAGCTTTACCATGACACAGAGTGCAGGGGCACAGCTGAGTTCCGATTTGAGCAAAGGTGCTATACAGGGTTTGTCAGCTTATATGCAGAAGAAAATCAGACAGGTTAAAGTAACTCTCAAATCAGGCTATCGAGTAATGCTGATGCCTAAACAATGAAAAGTTAGAACTGAATAAAAACAAGTATTTATTAATCAAAGAAATAGAACAATGAAGAAATATATTATTGCATTTGTATGGATGCTTACCGTCATCACAGTCAATGCACAAACAGTAGAAACGACCAAAGAGATGCAGGAAGATCTGCAACAGATACTAAAACCAACTTATGGGGATTATTACGAAGGACTGAGTAAGAAAATTACTTTTGATAGGATGATCCCTCCTTATGGCTTGGAAGTGACTTTCGAGAAAACCGTGCATATTATCTTTCCTGCATCGATTCGCTATGTGGACTTAGGTTCGAGTAATATCATTGCAGGAAAAGCGGGAAGTTCAGAAAATATCTTACGGGTTAAAGCCGCAATCCGTCAGTTTGAGTCAGAGACCAATATGGCTGTGATAACAGAAGA
Protein-coding sequences here:
- the ltrA gene encoding group II intron reverse transcriptase/maturase codes for the protein MNDIKTSCASTDQQWNTWLDIDWDKCQIAVDKLQARIVKAQKEGRYGRVKALQWTLTHSFYAKALAVKRVTSNKGSRTAGVDRATWSTPNAKFQAISDLKRRGYTPQPLRRIHIKKSNGKLRPLGIPTMKDRAMQALYLLALEPVAETTADSNSYGFRKGRSTADAREQCFCVLAKRTSPEWIMEGDIKGCFDHISHDWLINNIPMDKLMLKKWLKCGFVFNKELFPTNEGTPQGGIISPTLANMTLDGLQVMLAKKYHKKFVNRTTTYYPKVHLVRYADDFIITGRTKEALEEIKPLVVEFLQERGLTLSEEKTKMTHISEGFDFLGYNIRKYDNGKLLIKPSKEGLKKFMKKIRGIIDSNKGSKQESLIRLMNPVIVGWVNYYKNCVASDTFRKADYLIYEKLQQWARRRHPKKGRTWVSDRYFTRIKNRNWCFVANFKKKGKDDRIVLKRLYDTKITRYVKVKAESNPFDPEWDTYFKKRKEYKMLKNLNDTKPLLYLWKKQKGICPLCGEPIDIDDSWGTTEKKTTPEKQNYLVHDSCRRKNDQLKRCNNELVSSK
- a CDS encoding fimbrillin family protein, coding for MKKFFFLTAITVSLFSFNSCSNDDDPVAPTGGDAVLKIQAGISAIDVISTKASVVSAFPEGTNIGLFVTSGSLGDNNNSYKENDNAVSVFRQGIWYQTPEIRLTGDNATVYAYYPYSSNNTDGRSIFVDHATQQDYMYGTHTPGQAAINKDNPDVALTMKHAMALIQFNISKFNYPWSGKLTRIEIANADKKTIIYNEGTMDISTGIIKNTEGKNRPATMQTYSDVHPLLTIPEKPFQSEADFLKVFVLPVSSTGTEGDVVFKFTIDERIYTWKVPAKTAWKGGTKNTYTVTISGSSLKIGNVNISDWTGGISANLIITD
- a CDS encoding DUF4141 domain-containing protein, with amino-acid sequence MKSKIFMLCISLVLFTSNISAQWTVWDPSNFTQSIVNTSKQIVQTSSTASNMVKNFQEVQKVYNQGKQYYDALKAVNGLVKDAKKVQRTILMVGEISDIYVHSFQKMLSDPNYSIEELNAIANGYTRLLEQSNDVLTELKGVVNISTLSLSDKDRIDVVNSCYDAMTDYRNLVRYYTNKNIGVSYLRAKKKGETARVNALYGNPSDRYW
- the traJ gene encoding conjugative transposon protein TraJ; protein product: MDFDQFHQTLRTLYDQMMPLCGNMIGIAKGIAGLGALFYVAYRVWQSLSRAEPIDVYPLLRPFAIGLCIMFFPSVVLGTINSIMSPVVQGTNGMLQSETLDMQKYAEIKDKLEYEAMRRNPETAYLVDNGIFEEKLDQLGITDVGEIAGMYIERGLYQTKKWIREAFREILEIVFKAAALIIDVIRTFFLIVLSILGPLAFAISVWDGFQSTLTQWITRYISVYLWLPVSDLFSTILARLQSLMLQSDIERMQTDPNFSLDSSDAIYIVFLIIGIVGYFTIPTVAGWIISAGGMGNFGKNVNNTATKAGAMVGGVGGAAAGNITGRLKGR
- the traK gene encoding conjugative transposon protein TraK; the protein is MEFKSLKNIESSFKQLRIFGIIFLCLCAAVTAYSVWSAYNFAEAQRQKIYVLDNGKSLMLALSQDLSQNRPVEAREHVRRFHELFFTLSPDKSAIESNIARALQLSDKSAFNYYKDLSEKGYYNRIISGNINQTIQIDSVNCNLDVYPYQVATYARQMIIRESNITERSLVTTCKLLNSVRSENNPHGFTIEAFEIRENKDLRVLDR
- a CDS encoding TraL conjugative transposon family protein, whose product is MKERIKELGYWLEDKLKDLCGEITPDKRLTVIIIMLLLFTILNLYFTFTAISNWGKQQERKEQLKIEHIKQLELEKSKFREWDFDYQETEPEIPDSTNNRINKSYGG
- the traM gene encoding conjugative transposon protein TraM yields the protein MADKPKLSEEQKQKLKKYAIYALMAIVCAGCIWLIISPSEKEKAKEQIGMGFNADIPDPKKDGIIGDKKDAYEQEQMQERQKERMQSLQGYADILENSKSERVTINLDDEPQQAVKKEKVPINNSVSAYRDINRTLGNFYEKPKNDPEKEEMKKKLMELEAKMLEKENTKSTIEEQLELMEKSYEMAAKYMPQAQSDPSSNNSNSLKSKIDNYGKDGSSKNGKSTVSPIHQIQKNTVSSLAQKTSNEELFQMYDQPRNAGFNTMGGEAGISIKNTISAVIHDDQTVVDGQTTRLRLTEPLMAGTILIPENTILTGVAKIQGERLDIQISSIEYQETIIPVEMVTYDSDGQKGIHIPGSLEMNAAKEIIANMGNSVGTSFTMTQSAGAQLSSDLSKGAIQGLSAYMQKKIRQVKVTLKSGYRVMLMPKQ